The genomic stretch TAACTTGATCTTTTACCAAAACTTATGGCAAGTTACTCATCACAGAACTTCTTTTCACTTAAGTCCAATTCTCTTAAAAAGTACACCAGTGTGTCCCTCGCGCCCCGCTCCCCTTTGGCCATGGCCTCTCAGTGCCGGGACACGCGCCCGGGCAGCACCCGGCTCCCTGTGCCCCCGTGGCAGGAGGGTTGGCTCACTACACCTTGCGGGGCGCCGACGGGGCCGAGGGTCTGCGGCTGTCACACGCTCGTCCTGCTCAGCAGCCACCCAGGACACACTTCACTGAGCTCACGGCCGACGCGGCACAGGGTACCAGCCCCCCGCTCGCCGTCTCCAACCACACACCCAGCCCGACCCCCGACTTCTGCGCCCAGTCGCTCACGCCTTCCCAGGGCCCCCTACATCAGGCCCATGCAACCGTAGCCTAGCCTGGAGTCGAGGGGCTAGCTAGGCTTGCTCTCCACGAATCAGCAGCTTCtcccagggctgaagccagcacaGCTAGCCAGGAGGTCCGTCCTGCGTGGGACCCCCCGCGCGTCGTGGTTCCCGCGTAAGCACCAGCTGTGCTGCACCTCCCTCCGCCCCCAGCTCACGGCCGCCCTTGGCACCCTGCCACGCAGTCAGAGCCAACCCAGCTGTGACGGGGCCTTCTGGGCACACGGTGCTACACCGTGCTTCCGCTGAGCTTGGAAATAAAATCATCTCATGCGGCAAACACAAACACAACAGAAACAGCTTCTGAACCCAACCTCGGGTGCCGGCCACCAGGCAAAGGTGGACAGCCGTGAGGACTGGCACAGCTCGGCCAGCAAGGGCAGGGACggggccagccgaggctgggtaCACCCTTCAGCCCAGGAAGGCCCAGAACAGAGCCAGGGCCCTGCGCGGGGGCCGAGCTCAGCAGGACCGAGGGTGGAGAGTGGCCGGGGGTGGGCACGACCCCTCCCGGCCCCAGGCCACAGCGGAGAGCAGGCCGTGGGGGCCGCCCGGGACACGGGCCGCCCTGGACCCAACAGGCTGCCCGGGACACGGGCCGCCCTGGACACTGGCTACCCCACCGAGGGGCGCAGGCCGCGAGAAGGGCCAGCCCCCCGTTAGGTACCTGGGGCTCGGGACCTCCTCGTGCCGGCATCGCCACCGGGGCGGGGGGACGGGGCGTCCACCTGCGCCTCCCGGGGAGGCCGGCAGCCGCGCGCCCGAGGGCGAGGGCTGACGGGAGTCGTAGTCCCCCGGAGCCTCGGCCGGAAGCCGGGGCTGACGGGAGTCGTAGTCCTCCGCGAGGCGAGCGCGGGACTCGCGGCCATGGCGGGGCTGGAGCTGCTGTCGGACCAGGGCTACCGGGTGGACGGGCGGCGCGCCGGAGAGCTACGCAAGATCCAGGCGCGCATGGGGGTGTTCACGCAGGCGGACGGCTCGGCCTACATCGAGCAGGGCAACACCAAGGCGCTGGCGGTGGTGTACGGGCCGCACGAGGCGAGTGCGCGGGCCGGGCCCCGGGCGCGGGCGGACTGGGCCGGGCGCGCTCCGTCCTCGCGTCCGCTCGGGGGGACGCCCGCAGCGCGCCCGGCTCCCTGCGGGGCCGAGGGGTGCGGGCGCTGGGTCCGGCTCCCTGCGGGGCCGAGGGGCGCTGGGTCCGGCTCCCTGCGGGGCCGAGGGGTGCGGGCGCTGGGTCCGGCTCCCTGCGTGGCCGAGGGGCGCTGGGTCCGGCTCCCTGCGGGGCCGAGGGGTGCGGGCGCTGGGTCCGGCTCCCTGCGTGGCCGAGGGGCGCTGGGTCCGGCTCCCTGCGGGGCCGAGGGGCGCTGGGTCCGGCTCCCTGCGGGGCCGAGGGGTGCGGGCGCTGGGTCCGGCTCCCTGCGGGGCCGAGGGGCGCTGGGTCCGGCTCCCTGCGGGGCCGAGGGGTGCGGGCGCTGGGTCCGGCTCCCTGCGGGGCCGAGGGGCGCTGGGTCCGGCTCCCTGCGGGGCCGAGGGGTGCGGGCGCTGGGTCCGGCTCCCTGCGGGGCCGAGGGGTGCGGGCGCTGGGTCCGGCTCCCTGCGGGGCCGAGGGGTGCGGGCGCTAGGTCCGGCTCACGGGCTGCCCCCCTCCAGATCCGGGGCTCTCGCTCCCGCGCCCTGCCCGACCGGGCCCTGGTGAACTGCCAGTTCAGCTCGGCCACGTTCAGCACCGGCGAGCGCAAGCGGCGGCCGCACGGGGACCGCAAGTCCTGCGAGCTGGGTCTGCAGCTCCGTCAGACCTTCGAGGCCGCCATCCTCACGCAGCTGCACCCGCGCTCGCAGATCGACATCTACGTGCAGGTGCGAGGGGGGACAGGAGGGAAGAGGGGCACCCCGGGGTGGAGGATAGGGGTGCCCCGACGGCGAGGACTGCGCATGACAGGGTGCCTGTCTCAGGTGCTGCAGGCCGACGGAGGGACCTATGCAGCGTGCGTGAACGCGGCCACGCTGGCCGTGATGGACGCGGGGATACCTATGCGGGACTTTGTGTGCGCGTGCTCGGCGGGCTTCGTGGACGGCACGGCGCTGGCCGACCTGAGCCACCTGGAGGAGGCGTCCGGGGGCCCgcagctggccctggccctgctgcccgcCTCGGGCCAGCTGGCCCTGCTGGAGATGGACGCGCGGCTGCACGAGGACCACCTGCCGCGCGTGCTGGAGGCCGCGGCCCGCGCCGCCCGGGACGTGCACGCCCTGCTGGACCGGGTGGTGCGGCAGCACGTGCGGGAGGCGGCGCTGCTGGGGGACTGAGCAATAAAGGCCTGCGCGCACTCTCGGCTCCTGCCTGGGTCccgaggaggagggcagggggcgTCCCGCGGCTCCGCCCGCACCGCGCGCCCCGCACAGCGGCCCACCGGCAGGCGCCGCGCTGCGCACGCGCGGGAGGGGCGCTGACGCCGCCCGCCGCTCCGAGCATGCGCGGCGCCGCGAGGCCCGCCGGGAGCGGAAGCGCGCGGAGGAGCGCCCGTGGTCCCGGTCCTGGCCGGCCATGGGCCTCCTGTCGGACCCGGTGCGGCGGCGCGCGCTCGCCCGCCTGGTGCTGCGCCTCAACGCGCCGCTGTGGTGAGAGCGCGGGCCGGGTGGGCACCGGGGCGGGGCACGGTGGACGAGCTGCCCCGGGGTGGGCGCGGGGCTCGGGCGGACACCGGGTGGACGGGCGGACACCGGGTGGACAGGCGGCCCTCTCGCCCGGCCCCGCGCAGCGTGCTGAGCTACCTGGCGGGCGTCGCCTGGTTCCTGGCGC from Ochotona princeps isolate mOchPri1 unplaced genomic scaffold, mOchPri1.hap1 HAP1_SCAFFOLD_121, whole genome shotgun sequence encodes the following:
- the EXOSC4 gene encoding exosome complex component RRP41 is translated as MAGLELLSDQGYRVDGRRAGELRKIQARMGVFTQADGSAYIEQGNTKALAVVYGPHEIRGSRSRALPDRALVNCQFSSATFSTGERKRRPHGDRKSCELGLQLRQTFEAAILTQLHPRSQIDIYVQVLQADGGTYAACVNAATLAVMDAGIPMRDFVCACSAGFVDGTALADLSHLEEASGGPQLALALLPASGQLALLEMDARLHEDHLPRVLEAAARAARDVHALLDRVVRQHVREAALLGD